From the genome of Globicephala melas chromosome 11, mGloMel1.2, whole genome shotgun sequence, one region includes:
- the LMOD3 gene encoding leiomodin-3 yields the protein MSEHSRNSDQEELFDGEIDEDEILANLSPEELKELQLEMEVMAPDPRLPVGMIQKDQTDKPPTGNFDHKSLVDYMYWQKASRRMLEDERVPVTFVSSKGKTQEQHEEIDTSNKNVSQYLKEKLNNEITAHKTESQGSDNVQETNSEDNEGDVEDEEDDAEDDEEDDAEDEEDDAEDEEDEGKEDSEESDEKTKREEEGEVKEQIRNGENNSQQVTDKVTEEQKDRPEAQEKSEKKISKLDPKKLALDTSFLKVSARPSGNQTDLDGSLRRVRQNDPDMKELNLNNIENIPKEMLLDFVNAMKKNKHIKTFSLANVGADENLAFALANMLRENRSITTLNVESNFITGKGIVAIMRCLQFNETLTELRFHNQRHMLGHHAEMEIARLLKANDTLLKMGYHFELPGPRMVVTNLLTRNQDRQRQKRQEEQKQQQLKEQRKLIAMLENGLGLPPGMWETLRGPVPDSGTQEFLQPPLPLPPRPPSSHAVPFGRQNETTKKPSHAPKYRPDTDTFRMVKLKRIQRKSRMPEARESAEKTNLKDVIKTLKPVPRNRPPPLVEITPRDQLLNDIRHSNIAYLKPVQLPKELE from the exons ATGTCGGAACACAGCAGGAATTCAGATCAAGAAGAACTCTTTGATGGGGAGATTGATGAAGATGAAATCTTGGCCAACTTGTCCCCAGAAGAGCTTAAGGAACTGCAGTTGGAAATGGAGGTGATGGCCCCTGACCCCAGGCTTCCCGTGGGAATGATTCAGAAGGATCAGACTGACAAGCCACCAACAGGGAACTTCGACCATAAATCTCTCGTTGATTATATGTATTGGCAAAAGGCATCCAGACGCATGCTGGAAGACGAACGTGTTCCTGTTACCTTTGTGTCATCCAAG GGAAAAACTCAAGAACAGCATGAAGAAATAGACACAAGTAATAAAAATGTGTCccagtatttaaaagaaaagcttaaTAATGAAATCACTGCACATAAAACAGAATCACAGGGCAGTGACAATGTCCAAGAAACAAATAGTGAAGATAACGAAGGTGATGTGGAAGATGAAGAAGATGATGCAGAAGATGATGAAGAAGATGATGCAGAAGATGAAGAAGATGATGCAGAAGATGAAGAAGATGAGGGAAAAGAAGACAGTGAAGAGagtgatgagaaaacaaaaagagaagaggaaggtgaGGTAAAGGAGCAAATCAGAAATGGTGAGAACAACAGCCAACAGGTAACTGATAAAGTAACCGAAGAACAGAAAGACAGACCAGAGGCccaagaaaaaagtgagaaaaaaatatcaaaattagatCCCAAAAAGCTAGCTCTAGATACCAGTTTTTTGAAGGTAAGCGCAAGGCCTTCCGGAAACCAAACGGACCTAGATGGGAGCTTAAGGCGAGTGAGACAAAATGACCCTGACATGAAGGAACTCAACCTGAACAACATTGAAAACATCCCCAAAGAAATGTTGCTGGACTTTGTCAACGcgatgaagaaaaacaaacacatcaaaacctTCAGTTTAGCCAACGTGGGTGCGGATGAGAACCTAGCATTCGCCCTGGCCAACATGTTGCGTGAAAACAGGAGCATTACCACTCTTAACGTCGAGTCCAATTTCATCACAGGCAAGGGAATCGTGGCCATCATGAGGTGTCTCCAGTTTAATGAGACACTAACCGAACTTCGGTTCCACAATCAGAGGCATATGTTGGGCCACCATGCTGAAATGGAGATAGCCAGGCTTCTGAAGGCAAATGACACTCTCCTGAAGATGGGCTACCATTTTGAGCTTCCAGGACCCAGAATGGTGGTAACCAACCTGCTCACCAGGAATCAGGATAGACAAAGGCAGAAAAGACAAGAAGAACAGAAACAGCAGCAACTCAAAGAGCAGAGGAAGTTAATAGCCATGTTGGAGAACGGGTTGGGGCTGCCACCTGGGATGTGGGAGACGCTGCGGGGACCAGTGCCCGATTCTGGGACGCAGGAGTTCCtccagcctcctcttcctcttcctcctcgaCCTCCCAGCTCCCACGCAGTCCCCTTCGGTCGACAAAATGAAACGACGAAAAAGCCGTCGCACGCCCCGAAGTACAGGCCGGACACTGACACCTTCCGCATGGTAAAGCTAAAGAGGATCCAGCGCAAATCCCGGATGCCGGAAGCCAGAGAATCAGCCGAGAAAACCAACCTCAAAGACGTGATCAAAACGCTCAAACCAGTGCCGAGAAATAGGCCACCCCCGCTGGTGGAAATCACCCCCAGAGATCAGCTCCTGAACGACATTCGTCACAGTAACATCGCCTATCTTAAACCT GTGCAGCTGCCAAAAGAGCTGGAATAA